One Paenarthrobacter aurescens TC1 DNA window includes the following coding sequences:
- the pcaF gene encoding beta-ketoadipyl-CoA thiolase (identified by match to protein family HMM PF00108; match to protein family HMM PF02803; match to protein family HMM TIGR01930), whose translation MVEAFLVGGARTPVGRYGGALSSVRPDDLAALVVREAVARAGVDPDSIDEVILGNANGAGEENRNVARMATILAGLPLHIPGITVNRLCASGLSAIIMASQMIKSGAADIVVAGGVESMSRAPWVQEKPTTAFAKPGQIFDTSIGWRFANPLFTKGELSRDGKMTYSMPETAEEVGRVDNISREDADAFAVRSHELALAAIAGGRFKDEIVPVTVKTRKSETVVDTDEGPREGTTMDVLAGLRPVVPGGSVVTAGNSSTLNDGASAIIVASEAAIKKFGLTPRARIVDGASAGCEPEIMGIGPVPATQKVLARSGLTVDQLGAVELNEAFATQSLASMRRLGLNPDIVNNDGGAISLGHPLGSSGSRIAITLLGRMERELASTTGPKLGLATMCIGVGQGTAMLLEGV comes from the coding sequence ATGGTCGAGGCTTTTCTTGTTGGCGGCGCACGCACGCCTGTAGGTCGCTACGGTGGGGCACTGTCCTCCGTCCGCCCGGACGATCTCGCAGCGTTGGTGGTCCGGGAAGCGGTGGCGCGTGCCGGCGTCGATCCTGACTCCATTGACGAGGTGATCCTCGGTAATGCCAACGGCGCGGGCGAGGAGAACCGGAATGTGGCCCGCATGGCCACCATCCTGGCCGGACTTCCCCTCCACATCCCCGGCATCACCGTCAACCGACTGTGTGCCTCGGGCCTTAGCGCGATCATCATGGCCAGCCAGATGATCAAGTCCGGCGCTGCGGACATCGTGGTGGCCGGTGGCGTTGAGTCCATGAGCCGGGCCCCCTGGGTGCAGGAGAAGCCGACCACGGCGTTCGCCAAGCCCGGCCAGATATTCGATACGTCCATTGGCTGGCGCTTCGCCAATCCGCTCTTCACCAAGGGCGAGCTTTCCCGTGACGGCAAGATGACCTACTCCATGCCTGAAACGGCCGAGGAAGTGGGCCGCGTGGACAACATCTCCCGCGAGGATGCTGATGCTTTTGCTGTCCGCTCCCACGAGCTCGCCTTGGCCGCAATCGCCGGTGGGCGCTTTAAGGACGAGATCGTTCCCGTCACTGTGAAGACCCGAAAATCGGAGACCGTGGTGGACACGGATGAGGGTCCCCGCGAAGGCACCACCATGGACGTACTCGCTGGGCTCCGCCCGGTGGTTCCCGGCGGATCCGTGGTGACGGCCGGCAACTCCTCCACGCTCAACGACGGCGCCTCGGCCATCATCGTTGCTTCCGAGGCCGCCATCAAGAAGTTTGGTTTGACCCCTCGCGCCCGCATCGTCGACGGCGCCTCGGCTGGATGCGAACCGGAAATCATGGGCATCGGCCCGGTCCCGGCCACCCAAAAGGTCCTGGCTCGCTCCGGCCTCACCGTGGATCAGCTGGGCGCCGTGGAACTCAACGAAGCCTTCGCCACCCAATCGTTGGCGAGCATGCGCCGCCTCGGGCTGAACCCGGACATCGTGAATAACGACGGCGGCGCCATCAGTTTGGGGCACCCGCTCGGTTCCAGCGGCTCGCGAATTGCGATCACCCTGCTGGGCCGCATGGAGCGGGAACTGGCCTCAACTACCGGACCTAAGCTCGGATTGGCGACGATGTGCATCGGCGTCGGACAGGGTACCGCGATGCTGCTGGAAGGCGTGTAA
- a CDS encoding putative ABC-type Mn2+/Zn2+/Fe2+ transport system, permease component (identified by match to protein family HMM PF00950; match to protein family HMM PF01032): MVRALATTAIAAVVCAVLSCWLVLIGWSLMGDAVSHAVLPGVVLAYIVGAPFALGALVFALIAVTLIGVVRNTSRVKEDAAIGIVFTSLFALGLVLISVTPSQTDLNHIIFGNLLGVSIPDLIQVVVLGVVAFAILILKRRDLTLYAFDPTHAHAIGLSPKRLGALLLGLLALTSVVALQTVGVVLVVAMLIIPGATAYLLTDRFSRMLVIAPVISVVCSVAGIYLSYYLDTASGAMVVLTQGVVFAVVYLFSPRQGLIGTRLAKARRKRAVATV, translated from the coding sequence ATGGTCCGGGCGCTTGCAACTACGGCCATCGCCGCCGTGGTCTGCGCGGTCCTGAGCTGCTGGCTCGTCCTGATCGGCTGGTCCCTCATGGGCGACGCCGTCTCGCACGCGGTGCTTCCCGGCGTCGTCCTCGCGTACATCGTGGGTGCGCCCTTCGCGCTGGGTGCGTTGGTGTTCGCGCTGATCGCGGTGACGTTGATCGGGGTGGTACGGAATACCAGCCGCGTGAAGGAAGACGCGGCGATCGGCATCGTGTTCACCTCGCTGTTCGCGCTGGGCCTGGTGCTGATCTCCGTGACCCCGAGCCAGACTGACTTGAACCACATCATCTTCGGGAACCTGCTGGGCGTCAGCATCCCGGACCTCATCCAGGTGGTGGTCCTGGGCGTCGTGGCGTTTGCGATCCTGATCCTCAAACGACGCGACCTCACGCTCTACGCGTTTGACCCCACGCACGCCCACGCCATCGGCTTGTCACCCAAACGGCTGGGCGCCCTGCTCCTGGGCCTGCTGGCGCTGACCTCCGTGGTAGCCCTGCAGACCGTGGGTGTGGTGTTGGTGGTGGCCATGCTGATCATCCCGGGTGCCACGGCCTACCTGCTGACCGACCGTTTTTCCCGGATGCTGGTGATTGCGCCCGTGATCTCGGTGGTGTGCTCCGTCGCCGGCATCTACCTCAGTTATTACCTGGACACGGCGTCGGGGGCCATGGTGGTGCTCACTCAAGGCGTGGTGTTCGCCGTCGTGTATTTGTTCAGCCCACGGCAGGGGCTCATCGGTACGCGGCTGGCGAAGGCCCGCCGGAAGCGGGCCGTCGCCACGGTGTAG
- the crt gene encoding 3-hydroxybutyryl-CoA dehydratase (identified by match to protein family HMM PF00378) codes for MALDPKDFSTLLIEDRGDRLTVLLNRPEVRNAIDQTMVDELHLVCAELERNPKVLIIAGTEGVFASGADIGQLRERRRDDALQGINSTIFVRIAKLPMPVIAALDGYCLGGGAELAYAADFRIGTPSVRIGNPETGLGILAAAGASWRLKELVGEPKAKEILLAGAVLRAEEALRISLITEIHEAPELMDAAHKLADRIGRQDPLAVRITKSVFHAPAEAHPLIDTLAQGILFESQAKFDRMQAFLDKKSAKASQDTALPAADTAAAPDAPTQDRTQK; via the coding sequence ATGGCGCTGGATCCGAAAGACTTCTCCACACTTCTCATCGAGGACCGCGGGGACCGCCTCACTGTTCTGCTGAACCGTCCCGAGGTCCGTAACGCGATCGACCAGACCATGGTGGACGAGCTTCACCTGGTCTGCGCTGAACTTGAGCGGAACCCGAAGGTACTGATCATTGCCGGAACCGAGGGCGTTTTCGCCTCGGGTGCGGACATCGGACAGTTGCGCGAACGCCGCCGGGACGACGCCCTGCAGGGGATCAACTCCACGATCTTTGTCCGGATCGCCAAGTTGCCCATGCCCGTGATCGCCGCCTTGGACGGTTACTGCCTTGGCGGGGGAGCCGAGCTCGCGTACGCTGCCGACTTCCGCATTGGAACTCCGAGCGTCCGCATCGGGAACCCTGAAACCGGTTTGGGGATCCTGGCCGCAGCCGGTGCCAGTTGGCGGCTGAAGGAACTGGTGGGCGAACCTAAAGCCAAGGAAATTCTCTTGGCCGGTGCCGTGCTCCGCGCTGAGGAAGCCTTGCGAATCAGCCTGATCACGGAGATCCACGAAGCACCCGAGCTCATGGATGCGGCACACAAGCTGGCGGACAGGATCGGACGCCAGGACCCTCTGGCCGTGCGGATTACCAAATCCGTGTTCCACGCCCCGGCAGAAGCCCACCCACTGATCGATACCCTTGCCCAGGGAATCCTCTTCGAGTCCCAGGCCAAGTTTGATCGCATGCAGGCTTTCCTCGATAAGAAGTCCGCGAAAGCTTCGCAAGACACCGCCCTACCCGCCGCTGACACCGCCGCCGCACCCGACGCACCCACGCAAGACAGGACCCAGAAATGA
- a CDS encoding nitrite reductase [NAD(P)H], small subunit (identified by match to protein family HMM PF00355), which yields MSAQSVPAIEANTVLGSVDQIPFGEGRAYGVGGEQVAVFRLRDGTLRAVGGVCPHKGGPIADGTIDHNVVICPLHQHAFELMTGCSTTGEKSLRSYKVFADEAGNIVLTHD from the coding sequence ATGAGCGCCCAGTCCGTTCCGGCAATCGAAGCGAATACGGTCTTGGGGTCCGTTGACCAAATTCCCTTCGGCGAGGGCCGGGCCTACGGAGTTGGTGGCGAGCAGGTTGCGGTGTTCCGGTTACGGGACGGCACGCTGCGCGCCGTCGGGGGCGTCTGCCCCCACAAAGGCGGCCCGATCGCTGACGGAACCATCGACCATAACGTGGTCATCTGTCCCCTCCATCAGCACGCCTTCGAGCTGATGACAGGTTGTTCCACCACGGGGGAGAAATCTTTGCGTTCCTACAAAGTCTTCGCAGATGAGGCCGGGAACATCGTGCTGACGCATGACTGA
- a CDS encoding hypothetical protein (identified by Glimmer2; putative), with protein MIVTPCPASGNVASSVLKHGRSTMEGSRPKGTSVIAKNLFLQGIYPFEGIGMEKPVPLHSELAHFVPDGVVNQTLYFRGGNSSPEIITVVLMRDGVPMRYFPIGAKSDVHVPLRVVEDIDGGSMIELFIVAPAGVRGSVVVDLGMVEH; from the coding sequence GTGATCGTTACCCCCTGTCCTGCAAGCGGAAACGTGGCATCGAGTGTCCTGAAACACGGCCGGAGCACCATGGAAGGAAGCCGGCCGAAAGGAACTTCCGTGATCGCCAAGAACCTCTTCCTCCAGGGCATCTACCCCTTCGAAGGCATCGGCATGGAAAAGCCGGTCCCCCTCCACAGCGAGCTGGCGCACTTTGTCCCGGACGGCGTCGTGAACCAGACGCTGTACTTCCGCGGCGGCAACTCCAGCCCCGAAATCATCACCGTGGTCCTCATGCGCGACGGCGTCCCCATGCGCTACTTCCCCATCGGGGCCAAAAGCGATGTGCACGTTCCGCTGAGGGTGGTGGAAGACATCGATGGAGGTTCCATGATTGAGCTGTTCATCGTTGCGCCCGCCGGCGTGAGAGGTTCCGTTGTGGTGGATCTCGGGATGGTGGAGCACTGA
- a CDS encoding nitrite reductase [NAD(P)H], large subunit (identified by match to protein family HMM PF00070; match to protein family HMM PF01077; match to protein family HMM PF03460; match to protein family HMM PF04324; match to protein family HMM PF07992; match to protein family HMM TIGR02374), which translates to MRRRLVVIGNGMAGARAVEEILARGGADVFDITMFGDEPYGNYNRIMLSHVLSGEESDADIFLNALPWYRENNITLHAGVRVDRIDKFSKHVFAADGRVEPYDVLIIATGSRSHLPPMGGVYAPSGAVRHGVFTFRTLDDTRKMIQFAHHEAHHDHRRKAVVIGGGLLGLEAAHGLQANGLDVAVVHSGGHLMNAQLGPDGGAILRRSVEALGIEVHTGSRTTAILGSDQLSGVRLRDDTEIDCNMVVVTAGIRPNVDVAVVSGLAVERGIVVDDQLRVMDEDDIYAVGECVQHRGEVYGLVAPLWEQAAVLADQVTGMDRSSVYLGSRTATKLKVAGVDVASMGLSGPERDTDEHIVFSEPGRGVFKSIVIRDNKMVGATLLGDHRKVAYLTQAFDQGLPLPEERLSLMFDLGSPGEEESVAELADSAQVCNCNGVSKGALVAAVRGGCASVSAAMDATRAGKGCGSCKLMVTQVVEWAAGGAVEEDLAAGYYVPGIPLDKPALMAEIRARGLRSVSQVFAALAPGSVEDAKSKMALASLMKMMLADLYIDERDARFINDRVHANIQRDGTFSVVPQMKGGVTSVQQLRRIADVAEKHSIPMIKLTGGQRIDLLGVPKEDLPQVWADLDMPSGYAYGKSFRTVKTCVGKDYCRFGTGDSTGLGISLESRFQGIEAPAKLKLAVSGCPRNCAESLVKDVGVVAVEGGRWEIYIGGAAGAHIRKGDLLVTVDTPEEVTLLAGRFMQYYRENANWLERSYSFVPRVGIDHIRSVILDDSEGIAAQLDAAMQASVDSYVDPWSERDDPLTPGQFRTSLPLTVLPQVPVR; encoded by the coding sequence ATGCGCCGGCGGCTGGTGGTGATCGGAAACGGGATGGCCGGTGCCCGGGCTGTTGAGGAAATCCTGGCAAGGGGCGGTGCCGACGTCTTCGACATCACCATGTTTGGCGATGAACCGTATGGGAACTACAACCGGATCATGCTCAGCCATGTGCTGTCCGGCGAGGAAAGCGATGCGGACATCTTCCTCAATGCGCTGCCCTGGTACAGGGAGAACAACATCACCTTGCACGCGGGTGTCCGGGTGGATCGCATCGACAAGTTCAGCAAGCACGTCTTCGCCGCCGACGGTCGCGTGGAGCCGTACGACGTCCTGATCATCGCGACCGGCAGCCGCTCACACCTGCCACCCATGGGCGGTGTCTACGCACCCAGCGGCGCGGTCAGGCACGGTGTCTTCACGTTCAGGACATTGGACGATACCCGGAAAATGATTCAGTTCGCCCACCACGAGGCCCACCACGATCACCGGCGCAAGGCAGTGGTGATTGGCGGCGGCTTGCTGGGACTGGAAGCGGCCCACGGCCTGCAGGCCAACGGCCTGGACGTTGCTGTTGTCCACTCAGGCGGTCACCTCATGAACGCCCAGTTAGGGCCCGACGGCGGTGCAATACTGCGGCGAAGCGTCGAGGCGCTGGGCATCGAGGTGCACACAGGAAGCCGGACCACGGCGATCCTCGGTTCAGACCAGCTGAGTGGGGTTCGGCTGCGCGACGACACTGAGATTGACTGCAACATGGTGGTGGTCACCGCAGGCATCAGACCCAACGTTGATGTCGCCGTTGTGAGTGGGTTGGCAGTGGAGCGCGGCATTGTGGTGGACGACCAACTGCGCGTCATGGATGAAGATGACATCTACGCAGTAGGGGAGTGCGTCCAACACCGCGGTGAGGTGTACGGACTGGTGGCGCCCCTCTGGGAGCAGGCCGCCGTACTGGCAGACCAGGTCACGGGGATGGATCGGTCTTCGGTGTATCTGGGTTCCAGGACCGCCACCAAACTGAAGGTAGCCGGCGTCGATGTCGCTTCAATGGGCCTTTCCGGTCCTGAACGGGACACGGACGAGCACATCGTGTTCTCGGAACCCGGCCGGGGTGTGTTCAAGTCCATCGTCATCCGGGACAACAAAATGGTGGGCGCCACCCTGCTGGGCGATCACCGCAAGGTGGCTTACCTGACCCAAGCTTTCGATCAGGGGTTGCCCCTTCCGGAGGAGCGGCTCTCGCTGATGTTCGATCTCGGTTCGCCGGGTGAAGAAGAAAGTGTGGCCGAACTCGCGGACAGCGCACAGGTCTGCAACTGCAACGGGGTTTCCAAGGGGGCGCTCGTTGCGGCGGTGCGTGGCGGGTGCGCTTCGGTGTCCGCGGCCATGGATGCTACCCGGGCCGGTAAAGGCTGCGGCTCGTGCAAGCTCATGGTCACGCAGGTGGTGGAGTGGGCCGCAGGCGGGGCTGTGGAGGAAGACTTGGCCGCGGGCTACTACGTTCCCGGTATTCCTTTGGACAAGCCTGCTTTGATGGCCGAGATCCGGGCACGCGGGCTGCGATCCGTTTCCCAGGTGTTTGCGGCGCTCGCCCCGGGCAGTGTTGAGGATGCCAAATCCAAGATGGCGCTGGCTTCGCTTATGAAAATGATGTTGGCCGATCTGTACATCGATGAACGCGACGCCCGGTTCATCAACGACCGCGTGCACGCCAACATCCAGCGCGACGGCACATTCTCCGTGGTCCCACAGATGAAAGGCGGGGTGACGTCTGTTCAACAGCTCCGGAGGATTGCCGACGTCGCGGAGAAACACAGCATTCCCATGATCAAGCTGACCGGCGGTCAACGGATTGACCTTTTGGGAGTCCCGAAAGAGGACCTGCCACAGGTCTGGGCTGACCTGGACATGCCGTCCGGATACGCCTACGGAAAGAGCTTTCGCACCGTCAAAACCTGTGTTGGCAAGGACTATTGCCGGTTTGGGACAGGTGACTCCACCGGTCTGGGCATCTCTTTGGAGTCCCGTTTCCAAGGAATCGAAGCGCCTGCCAAGCTGAAGCTCGCGGTCTCCGGGTGTCCACGCAATTGCGCCGAGTCCTTGGTGAAAGACGTCGGGGTGGTGGCTGTGGAAGGCGGACGCTGGGAGATCTATATAGGGGGAGCGGCCGGCGCCCACATCCGGAAAGGCGACCTACTGGTTACCGTGGATACACCGGAAGAGGTCACACTCTTGGCGGGCCGGTTCATGCAGTACTACAGGGAAAACGCCAACTGGCTGGAGCGGAGTTACTCGTTTGTTCCGCGGGTAGGCATCGACCATATTCGCAGCGTCATTCTGGACGACTCCGAAGGGATCGCCGCCCAATTGGACGCCGCCATGCAGGCGTCCGTGGACAGCTACGTGGATCCCTGGAGCGAACGGGATGATCCGCTGACGCCCGGTCAGTTCCGGACTTCCTTGCCGTTGACCGTCCTCCCGCAGGTGCCGGTCCGATGA
- a CDS encoding hypothetical protein (identified by Glimmer2; putative), with protein MTPAWRHNGVMQLNQYVSSVQHQLDTAAEAGGPEARALSERLTAGLEATVRLVLLEALSEAASEITLELAPGSVELRLRGRDPEFVVSSPQGGDFEAVNERTARTVAAEDLDGASTSRTTLRLPDYLKQQVEEAASQDGLSVNSWLVRAVGEALNGGHSSKRSSLREPGEQNFTGWAR; from the coding sequence GTGACACCAGCGTGGCGTCATAATGGTGTCATGCAGCTGAACCAGTACGTATCCTCAGTCCAACACCAGCTGGACACCGCCGCCGAAGCAGGAGGGCCGGAAGCCCGCGCCCTCAGCGAACGCCTGACGGCAGGCCTCGAAGCCACCGTCAGGCTGGTCCTCTTGGAGGCGCTCTCGGAGGCCGCAAGCGAGATCACGCTGGAACTCGCTCCCGGCTCGGTGGAGCTCAGGCTCCGCGGCCGCGACCCCGAGTTCGTGGTGAGCAGCCCGCAGGGTGGGGACTTCGAGGCAGTCAACGAGCGCACGGCACGCACCGTAGCGGCCGAGGATCTCGACGGCGCCAGCACCTCACGCACCACGCTCCGGCTTCCCGACTATCTCAAGCAGCAAGTCGAAGAAGCAGCCAGCCAGGACGGCCTCTCCGTGAACTCATGGCTGGTCCGGGCCGTCGGCGAGGCGCTCAACGGCGGCCACTCGAGCAAACGCAGCTCCCTCCGCGAACCCGGCGAGCAGAACTTCACAGGATGGGCACGCTAA
- a CDS encoding putative antibiotic resistance ABC transporter protein (identified by match to protein family HMM PF00005), with the protein MRGSLLTDHLHLSGVSHGYGDRELLHAVDLTIHHGEHVAIVGENGAGKSTLLRLMAGVETPDDGTAGLSGNPGYRVGYLAQTHGLAESLTVGDAIDTSLASLRSLEARILDLETGLADADSEELELYGSLQTEYQLRESYAAESRVEAALDKLGLGGLDRRRTLGSLSGGEQERVALACLLADPAEALLLDEPTNHLDANGTAWLESRLAAHRGTVVVVSHDRVLLRKVATTIIEVDADRRSVNRYGNGYEGYLREKAAERARWVQEYEQWLDAMAAERLQAATVADGMGYGRKRDNDKMAFGFKTGTWQSAAASKVRNAQERLRRLEENPVDRPPVPLKLAAPLRAAALAVSEPALEARGVSSPGRLQPTHLRVEAGQKVLITGPNGAGKSTLLSILAGTLEPTTGTVTVNGNVGYLQQELEVPARPGLRLLPAFAAGLGGNIDEHAEGLLRLGLFRPAEFHVPVGGLSAGQQRRLAMARLLLGGYDTMIVDEPTNHLAPVLVEQLEAALAVFAGTLVIVSHDRALGEWFDRCARADVAGEHRNGPVGAGGHWVRYGMQGGELL; encoded by the coding sequence TTGCGAGGATCCCTCTTGACTGACCACCTTCACCTTTCCGGCGTTTCCCACGGCTACGGGGACCGCGAACTTCTCCACGCCGTAGACCTGACGATTCACCACGGCGAACACGTGGCAATCGTCGGCGAAAACGGCGCAGGCAAATCCACCCTGCTCCGGCTCATGGCGGGCGTTGAAACGCCCGACGACGGCACGGCAGGTCTGTCCGGTAACCCCGGCTACCGCGTGGGTTACCTCGCGCAAACCCATGGACTCGCTGAGTCGCTGACCGTAGGCGATGCCATCGACACTTCCTTGGCTTCGCTGCGTTCCTTGGAGGCGCGCATCCTGGACCTCGAAACCGGCCTCGCCGATGCTGACTCCGAGGAACTGGAGCTCTACGGAAGCCTTCAAACGGAATACCAGCTCCGAGAAAGCTACGCCGCCGAGTCCCGGGTTGAAGCAGCGCTGGACAAGCTGGGGCTGGGAGGCTTGGACCGCCGTCGAACGCTTGGATCCCTGTCCGGCGGCGAGCAGGAGCGGGTAGCCCTCGCCTGCTTGCTGGCAGACCCGGCCGAAGCGTTGCTCCTGGATGAGCCCACCAACCACCTGGATGCCAACGGCACCGCCTGGCTCGAATCGCGGCTGGCTGCGCACCGCGGAACCGTGGTGGTGGTCTCCCACGACCGTGTCCTGCTGCGGAAAGTGGCCACCACCATCATCGAAGTGGACGCTGACCGACGGTCCGTGAACCGCTACGGGAACGGATACGAAGGCTACCTCCGGGAGAAAGCGGCAGAACGCGCCCGGTGGGTCCAGGAGTACGAGCAGTGGCTGGACGCCATGGCCGCCGAACGCCTCCAAGCCGCCACAGTTGCGGACGGCATGGGCTACGGCCGCAAGCGCGACAACGACAAGATGGCCTTCGGCTTCAAAACAGGCACGTGGCAGAGCGCGGCAGCAAGCAAAGTCCGCAACGCCCAGGAACGGCTCCGCAGGCTCGAGGAGAACCCAGTGGACAGGCCGCCTGTGCCACTGAAACTGGCAGCACCGCTTCGGGCGGCGGCTCTGGCCGTTTCCGAACCCGCGCTGGAGGCCCGCGGCGTCAGCTCTCCCGGGCGGCTCCAGCCCACCCACCTCAGGGTGGAAGCCGGACAAAAAGTGCTCATCACCGGGCCCAACGGGGCCGGTAAGTCCACGCTGCTGTCCATCCTTGCCGGAACACTCGAGCCAACCACCGGGACCGTCACAGTGAACGGCAACGTGGGTTACCTGCAGCAGGAACTGGAGGTGCCGGCCCGGCCGGGGCTGCGCCTGCTTCCGGCGTTCGCTGCGGGGCTGGGCGGAAACATCGACGAACATGCTGAGGGCTTGCTGCGGCTGGGCCTGTTCCGGCCCGCTGAATTCCATGTTCCCGTGGGAGGTCTCTCAGCCGGGCAACAGCGCCGGCTCGCCATGGCCCGCCTCCTTCTAGGCGGGTACGACACCATGATCGTGGATGAGCCCACGAATCACTTGGCACCAGTGCTGGTGGAGCAGCTGGAGGCAGCGCTCGCTGTATTTGCGGGGACTCTGGTGATCGTGAGCCACGACCGCGCGCTGGGGGAATGGTTTGACCGCTGCGCGCGTGCCGACGTCGCAGGCGAACACCGCAATGGTCCGGTCGGGGCGGGCGGACACTGGGTCAGGTACGGGATGCAGGGCGGCGAACTGCTGTAG
- a CDS encoding putative L-asparagine permease (identified by match to protein family HMM PF00324), whose product MPQSTPTDLQSPKASSAASDSNLSAEGYQKTLSRRHVTMIAMGGAIGVGLFMGAGGRLASTGPALIFSYAIAGVIAYLLMRALGELIMYRQTSGSFVSYAGEMFGKKGAFLSGWMYFINWAMTGIAELIAIGLYFQFFFPNVPIELSAIAALVLLVAVNLFSVKAFGEFEFWASCLKVAAIVIFLAVGTFMVVTNARVGEGNASVANLFHEDGGMFPKGGLVMILVLNAVIFAYNAIELVGITAGEMENPEREVPKAIRAVVVRIVVFYVGSVTLLAMLLPSDQYVAGTSPFVTVFGQMGLGWMGDVMNMIVITAALSSCNSGLYSIGRIFRTMANNGHAPQWLTKMSTRHVPYAAILAIGGVYLVGILLNIWLGGSHAFDLALNTASIGVIFTWGSIFASQIALRKKRGNVSSLPMPGSPWTSWLGLIALLAITVLIGFDSMTDKETGEVFLLGLWTLATIPFFALVLWLGWQKVKNNEPKSELFS is encoded by the coding sequence GTGCCGCAAAGTACTCCCACAGATCTCCAGAGCCCCAAGGCCTCATCCGCAGCCTCGGACTCCAACCTCAGCGCCGAGGGATATCAGAAGACCCTGAGCCGCCGCCACGTCACCATGATCGCCATGGGTGGCGCAATCGGCGTCGGCCTGTTCATGGGCGCCGGTGGCCGCCTCGCCTCCACCGGCCCGGCCCTGATCTTCTCCTACGCCATTGCCGGCGTCATCGCTTACCTGCTGATGCGCGCCCTCGGCGAGCTCATCATGTACCGCCAAACCTCCGGCTCCTTCGTGAGCTACGCCGGCGAGATGTTCGGCAAGAAGGGCGCTTTCCTCTCCGGGTGGATGTACTTCATCAACTGGGCCATGACCGGCATTGCCGAACTCATTGCAATCGGCCTGTACTTCCAGTTCTTCTTCCCCAACGTGCCCATTGAACTGTCCGCCATCGCAGCGCTGGTGCTGCTGGTGGCCGTGAACCTGTTCAGCGTCAAGGCGTTCGGCGAATTCGAATTTTGGGCCTCCTGCCTCAAGGTCGCGGCCATCGTGATCTTCCTGGCCGTTGGCACGTTCATGGTTGTCACCAACGCCAGGGTGGGCGAGGGCAACGCGTCCGTCGCAAACCTCTTCCACGAAGACGGCGGCATGTTCCCCAAGGGCGGCCTGGTGATGATCCTGGTCCTCAACGCCGTGATCTTCGCTTACAACGCCATCGAGCTCGTCGGCATTACCGCTGGTGAGATGGAAAACCCGGAACGCGAAGTTCCCAAGGCGATCCGCGCCGTCGTGGTCCGTATTGTTGTCTTCTACGTCGGTTCGGTGACGCTGCTCGCGATGCTGCTGCCGTCCGACCAGTACGTGGCCGGCACCTCGCCGTTCGTTACCGTGTTCGGCCAGATGGGCCTTGGCTGGATGGGCGATGTCATGAACATGATCGTCATCACCGCCGCGCTGTCGTCCTGCAACTCGGGCCTGTACTCGATCGGCCGCATCTTCCGCACCATGGCCAACAACGGCCACGCACCGCAGTGGCTCACCAAGATGTCCACACGCCACGTGCCGTACGCGGCCATCCTGGCGATCGGTGGCGTCTACCTTGTAGGCATCCTGCTCAACATCTGGCTGGGTGGCTCGCACGCGTTCGACCTCGCGCTGAACACCGCATCCATCGGCGTGATCTTCACGTGGGGCTCCATCTTCGCGAGCCAAATTGCCCTGCGGAAGAAGCGCGGCAACGTCTCCAGCCTGCCGATGCCCGGTTCACCGTGGACCAGCTGGTTGGGCCTCATCGCTTTGCTGGCCATCACCGTGCTGATCGGTTTCGACTCCATGACGGACAAGGAAACCGGCGAGGTCTTCCTGCTTGGCCTGTGGACCCTCGCCACCATTCCGTTCTTCGCCCTGGTGCTGTGGCTCGGATGGCAGAAGGTCAAGAACAACGAGCCCAAGAGCGAGCTGTTCAGCTAA